Below is a window of Rhizobium jaguaris DNA.
CCGGCGCGCCTGGCCATTTCGGCCAGATCCTTCTGCGTGTAGGCTTCGCCCTTAGGTGTGCCGGCAAGCATCTCCCAGGAGAAGGCGGCAGCGAAGGGCGGCGAGACGAGATCGTCATTGGGCACGAACTCCACCCCGACCACCTTGCCGTCCCGGCTGAGGCTGGCCCGGGCCTTTCGGAGCAGTCCGGCACAGGTTTCCATGTCGAAATGGTGGAGGAAGTTCGGAAGCAGGATAAGATCGTAGTCCGTGCCCCAGTCAACCTCGAATGCACTGCCGGCAATGACCTTGTAGCGCTCTGCGACTCCAAATTGCCGTGCATTATTTTGGGCTAATTCCAGAACAGAACTCCAGTCGACCGCGACAATCTCGGCTGCGGGAAAAGTCTTCGCCATCTCGATCCCGAAACGCCCGTGTCCTGCGGCGATGTCCAGAATCTTCTTCGGCGGCGCGGGCAAATTGGCCATCTCAGCAGCGAGGCTGATCGCGCTCCCGCTGATGAACGAACCCATCCCGCGAGCAAACTTCACCCATACGGGATTGTCCGGCGACATGTTTGCCAATCCAACGGACCCGCCGTTGCGGACATAGGACGTCGGATCGTCCAGAACCTGCTTCAGCATTTCCGGTGCGGCGAGGAACTCGATGGCCGAGCCCATATAGGCCGGCGAATGCCGATCGAG
It encodes the following:
- a CDS encoding class I SAM-dependent methyltransferase, translated to MSSTATEAGMSEISPNLIVDAMFACRKTAAMKAAIELDLFTLIGDGSTAESLAVATNAAKRGVRILCDYLVVNGFLTKTGHQYALTPSSRAFLDRHSPAYMGSAIEFLAAPEMLKQVLDDPTSYVRNGGSVGLANMSPDNPVWVKFARGMGSFISGSAISLAAEMANLPAPPKKILDIAAGHGRFGIEMAKTFPAAEIVAVDWSSVLELAQNNARQFGVAERYKVIAGSAFEVDWGTDYDLILLPNFLHHFDMETCAGLLRKARASLSRDGKVVGVEFVPNDDLVSPPFAAAFSWEMLAGTPKGEAYTQKDLAEMARRAGFQNATVKPLPPSPASLIFFE